From Paenibacillus sp. GP183, one genomic window encodes:
- a CDS encoding alpha/beta-type small acid-soluble spore protein, with translation MGQGQSNKNNILVVPQANQALEQLKYEVAQELGIAIPQDGYYGYMATRDTGAIGGHITRKLVQIAEQQLAGQMK, from the coding sequence ATGGGACAAGGTCAATCAAATAAGAATAATATCCTTGTAGTTCCTCAAGCAAACCAAGCCTTGGAGCAGCTGAAATATGAAGTCGCTCAAGAGCTGGGTATTGCCATTCCTCAAGATGGATACTACGGCTATATGGCTACTCGTGATACTGGTGCCATTGGTGGTCACATTACACGCAAACTAGTTCAAATCGCAGAACAGCAATTAGCTGGACAAATGAAATAA
- a CDS encoding lytic transglycosylase domain-containing protein, translating into MKFFRKKRVFALLLIGFIVILFMNSTFIGKKIYPIYYKKEIKSSAEKHNIDPFLIAALIRVETNYKYQLESSKGAMGLMQIMPDTANWIAEAASVRPFKSADLLRPEVNISLGTWYMNWLTKLYNGNVVYAIAAYNAGQGNVNHWKQSGIWDGRETDLDHIPFGETRHYVHRVLYYYHKYQNLYSKDWQAALE; encoded by the coding sequence GTTATTCTTTTTATGAACAGCACTTTTATAGGGAAAAAAATATATCCAATTTATTATAAGAAGGAAATCAAGTCGAGCGCAGAGAAACATAACATAGATCCTTTTTTGATTGCCGCCTTAATTCGTGTGGAAACCAATTACAAATATCAGCTGGAGTCGAGCAAGGGGGCAATGGGCCTTATGCAGATCATGCCAGATACTGCGAATTGGATTGCCGAAGCAGCTAGTGTTCGACCTTTTAAATCAGCCGACTTGCTTAGGCCGGAAGTGAATATCTCTTTGGGTACATGGTATATGAACTGGCTAACCAAGCTATACAATGGTAATGTCGTTTATGCCATTGCTGCCTACAATGCAGGGCAAGGCAATGTGAACCATTGGAAACAGAGCGGGATTTGGGATGGCCGGGAAACGGATTTGGACCATATTCCTTTTGGAGAGACCCGACATTATGTGCATCGTGTGCTTTATTACTACCATAAGTATCAAAACTTATACAGCAAGGATTGGCAAGCTGCCCTAGAGTAA
- the nrdR gene encoding transcriptional regulator NrdR: MKCPFCDNAGTKVLDSRPANENKSIRRRRECEKCARRFTTFEMVEETPLIVIKKDGSREEFSRDKVLRGLIRACEKRPVSMERLEMIVSEVEMQLRNTAHAEVDSRDIGEIVMEQLYPVDEVAYIRFASVYRQFKDINMFLKELTQILGKSEALDVMRKK; this comes from the coding sequence ATGAAATGCCCTTTTTGTGATAATGCCGGCACAAAAGTACTGGATTCCCGTCCCGCCAACGAAAACAAATCCATTCGCCGCCGCAGGGAATGCGAGAAATGCGCTAGGCGCTTCACCACCTTTGAAATGGTCGAAGAAACCCCTTTGATTGTGATCAAAAAAGATGGAAGCCGTGAGGAATTCAGCAGGGACAAAGTGCTTCGCGGACTTATTCGAGCCTGCGAGAAGCGTCCTGTTTCGATGGAGAGGCTGGAGATGATTGTCTCTGAGGTGGAAATGCAACTCAGAAATACGGCTCATGCCGAGGTTGACAGCCGCGATATCGGGGAAATCGTGATGGAACAGCTTTATCCAGTCGATGAGGTGGCTTATATCCGTTTTGCTTCCGTTTATCGACAATTCAAGGATATCAATATGTTCCTCAAGGAACTTACTCAAATTCTGGGTAAGAGTGAAGCCTTGGATGTCATGAGGAAAAAATGA